In the Malassezia vespertilionis chromosome 1, complete sequence genome, one interval contains:
- the MST1 gene encoding threonine--tRNA ligase (EggNog:ENOG503NWTH; COG:J): protein MLHAAMEQVLGPNILTFMPTVTSSLGDQADGASGFTYEAVLAAPTAPVEQGVDMTETKRNIDAMLARMFASLHSAPKVKKEDIALLEKCIKRLGNDGLTFTKSHVSWSEAWALFAHNPLKLQAMLAYADDAQGVPLVRLEKTNFVDLWPWNVDEAVLLRKTKPVKAVKVLGWSAASLPPELSGIGLLQNTQPMLRIRAISFPSNAALQAYNTSIAESEKSDHRLLGIAQSLFFSHESSPGSPFVMPHGMRLIRKVERVIRDLYAAFGYEEVQTPQLYRSTLWKQSGHWDKYREDMFSAKGFADEPEEHASCGAHDHQANLFGLKPMNCPGHCVMFAHQPRSYRELPLRLAEFSPLHRNEASGALSGLTRVRRFHQDDAHVFCTADQVGTEIQAMLHMLALAYGVFGFGNRFELVLSTRPDNFIGDIGLWEQAEDSLKQALEKSGRAWALNQGDGAFYGPKIDIRLVDAMGRKHQTATIQLDFQLPERFQLEYAVPEGGSEGQGTHTGHARPVMIHRAILGSFERFLAILLEQCRGWWPFWMSPRQAVVIPTFSSTDTHVQDKILAHAKHVHHALSHGGKTADDTKKRPFLSPTMADHALQVPTRSRFDVELPTLYLDPSGDTLGKKVRQAQLHRYNFMLIVGEQEAGQNTVSLRIRDERNAPAWHTSLEAENMQGSVPKAKVQDMILDAMQATFPDKFAADWTPSVDLGQWSVPELHRLFGVLDALHV, encoded by the coding sequence ATGCTGCATGCTGCGATGGAGCAAGTGCTGGGGCCAAATATACTAACATTCATGCCCACAGTCACGTCCAGTTTGGGAGATCAAGCAGATGGAGCCTCTGGATTTACGTACGAggccgtgcttgctgcaCCAACCGCACCAGTCGAGCAAGGCGTCGACATGACCGAAACAAAGCGCAACATTGACGCAATGCTTGCACGCATGTTTGCaagcttgcacagcgcgccgaaagTGAAAAAAGAAGATATTGCGTTGCTGGAGAAGTGCATCAAGCGGCTTGGTAATGACGGGCTAACGTTTACCAAATCACACGTTTCATGGTCAGAGGCGTGGGCTTTGTTTGCACATAACCCGCTCAAACTGCAAGCAATGCTTGCCTATGCTGACGATGCACAAGGCGTGCCGCTTGTGCGCTTGGAAAAGACGAACTTTGTGGATTTGTGGCCGTGGAACGTGGACGAAGCCGTGCTGTTGCGAAAAACAAAGCCCGTCAAGGCGGTCAAAGTTCTGGGCTGGTCCGCAGCCTCGCTTCCTCCCGAACTGAGCGGCATTGGTCTTTTACAAAATACCCAGCCGATGCTTCGCATTCGTGCTATTTCCTTCCCTTCAAATGCAGCATTGCAAGCATACAATACCAGCATCGCTGAATCTGAAAAGTCGGACCACCGACTTCTTGGGATCGCTCAGAGTCTCTTTTTCTCGCACGAGTCTTCGCCAGGAAGCCCATTTGTAATGCCGCATGGGATGCGCTTGATACGTAAGGTAGAACGTGTCATTCGCGACCTGTACGCCGCGTTTGGGTACGAAGAAGTCCAGACTCCGCAACTATACCGCAGCACACTCTGGAAACAAAGTGGACATTGGGACAAGTACCGCGAAGATATGTTCAGCGCCAAAGGATTTGCCGACGAGCCAGAAGAACATGCGAGCTGTGGTGCGCACGACCACCAAGCAAACTTGTTCGGGTTAAAGCCCATGAACTGCCCAGGCCATTGTGTCATGTTTGCTCACCAGCCGCGCTCGTACCGTGAACTGCCGCTCCGGCTTGCCGAGTTTAGTCCTTTGCACCGTAACGAAGCGTCGGGCGCCTTATCTGGCTTGacacgcgtgcgccgcttccacCAAGACGATGCGCATGTTTTTTGTACGGCCGACCAAGTCGGTACAGAGATCCAAGCGATGCTGCACATGCTTGCCCTGGCGTACGGCGTCTTTGGTTTTGGCAATCGATTCGAGCTTGTACTGTCCACGCGCCCTGATAACTTTATCGGCGACATTGGCCTCTGGGAGCAAGCCGAGGACAGCTTGAAGCAAGCACTTGAAAAAAGCGGGCGGGCGTGGGCATTGAACCAAGGCGACGGTGCGTTTTACGGCCCCAAAATTGACATTCGTCTTGTCGATGCCATGGGCCGGAAACACCAAACAGCGACTATCCAGCTTGACTTCCAGCTTCCTGAGCGGTTTCAGCTTGAGTATGCGGTGCCGGAAGGAGGTAGTGAGGGACAGGGCACACACACCGGCCATGCACGCCCTGTCATGATCCACCGCGCGATTTTAGGCAGTTTTGAGCGGTTTCTTGCCATTTTGCTCGAGCAATGTCGGGGCTGGTGGCCGTTCTGGATGAGCCCGCGCCAAGCGGTGGTTATCCCTACGTTCAGCTCGACCGATACTCATGTCCAGGACAAGattctcgcgcatgcgaAACATGTACACCACGCCTTGAGCCATGGTGGAAAGACGGCAGACGATACCAAAAAGCGCCCATTTCTATCCCCGACCATGGCCGatcatgcgctgcaagtgcCTACGCGTTCACGCTTTGACGTGGAGCTGCCCACACTGTACTTAGATCCATCGGGCGATACACTTGGCAAAAAGGTGCGACAAGCCCAGCTGCACCGGTACAATTTCATGCTCATTGTGGGAGAGCAGGAGGCAGGGCAAAATACCGTTTCCCTTCGTATTCGCGACGAACGCAACGCGCCTGCTTGGCACACGAGTCTCGAGGCGGAGAACATGCAAGGCTCCGTTCCCAAAGCCAAAGTACAAGACATGATTCTTGACGCGATGCAGGCCACCTTTCCAGACAAATTCGCCGCCGATTGGACGCCATCGGTGGATCTCGGGCAATGGAGCGTGCCCGAACTGCATCGCTTGTTTGGCGTCTTGGATGCGTTGCATGTATAA
- a CDS encoding uncharacterized protein (BUSCO:EOG092634ZL; COG:S; EggNog:ENOG503NU7K) — translation MAEAQESAGSATPPTFTYDPNQNQNEQRELKKGYRALLESAQNTRRTLPEHTIAELGSMVQQGDELYHKVKAPTDGILDSRFLLNMSDMGAELSRTMRVGADAFDMDDFMQRVAHFAGGTAVHIRENGRAVDALEAELASGDTESWDWDKLGTIAAQHARRAPVVDCLLGPLQVTPKHRKVTRSSRLDTGAEHIAPQQLEADDLAQSENETSHVVMEIARLLDEKSDGDGEGVCLFQFALNPHSFSNSVENLFYVSFLIRDGKAAILHAENGDPRLMSTYEPTEEDWNAGVMRRQIVLELDMETWAALVELYNVTEPTIPTRQDDVQTSNGRSWYA, via the exons ATGGCGGAGGCGCAAGAGTCTGCAGGGTCTGCGACCCCGCCAACCTTTACGTACGACCCGAACCAGAACCAAAATGAACAGCGCGAGCTTAAGAAAGGGTACCGTGCATTGCTGGAGTCTGCACAAA acacgcgccgcacactcCCAGAACACACCATTGCAGAGCTCGGTTCCATGGTCCAACAAGGCGATGAGCTGTACCACAAAG TGAAAGCACCGACTGACGGTATTCTGGATTCTCGGTTCCTTTTGAATATGTCCGACATGGGCGCGGAATTGTCGCGAACTATGCGGGTCGGCGCGGACGCATTTGACATGGACGACTTTATGCAGCGCGTAGCGCATTTTGCAGGGGGCACTGCCGTGCATATCCGAGAAAATGGCCGTGCTGTGGACGCACTCGAGGCTGAATTGGCCTCGGGCGACACGGAATCGTGGGATTGGGACAAACTCGGTACGAtagcggcgcagcacgcacGACGGGCTCCTGTAGTCGATTGCTTGCTTGGTCCACTTCAAGTCACACCAAAGCACCGCAAAGTGACTCGGTCTTCGCGTCTGGATAcaggcgccgagcacattgcgccgcagcagctcgaaGCCGACGACCTGGCACAGTCGGAGAACGAGACTTCGCACGTTGTGATGGAAATTGCGCGTCTTTTGGATGAAAAGTCTGACGGGGATGGCGAGGGCGTGTGTCTTTTCCAGTTTGCCCTGAATCCGCACAGTTTCAGCAACTCGGTGGAGAATTTGTTTTACGTTAGCTTCTTGATCCGCGATGGGAAAGCGGCGATTTTGCACGCAGAGAATGGCGATCCACGGCTCATGAGCACCTACGAACCTACGGAAGAAGACTGGAATGCGGGCGTCATGCGACGACAGATTGTCCTGGAATTGGATATGGAGACATGGgctgcgctcgtcgagctgTACAATGTGACCGAGCCAACGATTCCCACGCGGCAGGACGATGTGCAAACGAGCAACGGACGGAGCTGGTACGCATAG